The following is a genomic window from Spirosoma agri.
GTTGGTGCCGACGCTTCGCTGCCAACCGAAGGCGATGCGTTTACCTTTTTTCGGGCTACGCATAACTGGCGACATACCCACCAACTGCCCGATGAAGTGTTCGTTAGCCTGCCCGCTGCGCCCAACACCGACGACTGTAAACCCCAGTACATTCGCTTTGACAATGTGCTGCTGGTAGACCTGTTCCGGCGGTTGGTGCGAAAAGCAGTGGCGGCTGGCTGTCTGCTGAAAGTAGTCGAAATGCGTCCGGCATCCGATGTGTTACATCGTATCGATGGTCAGCGTTATGCCGTAGAATCTGTACTCCAGTGGTACACGACTGAGTCTACCAGGCAGCCGCCGGAAAAACACACTATGTCGGCAGATATGCGCGCATCAGCCATTCCCTGATCAGTTAGTCACTACGCATCACCTTTACCCAATTGCTTACTAGTCAATTACCAGTTTACGTCTAATTGCTGAATCTGTAAACCCCAATTTACCATGAAACATGTACTCATTGCCGCTACATTGCTGGCTAGCTCGTTTGTCGCCAAGGCGCAACATCAATCCGACGCCCACACGTTGACCGTCAACGTAACCGACCTCAAAACGGCGAGCGGTGCCGTCTATATCTCGCTTCAGGACCCGACGCAGAAGGCTGTCCAGAAGCAGGCCGTACCGATCCAGAAGAACAATACCCAGATCGTTTTCCAGAACGTACCGCCGGG
Proteins encoded in this region:
- a CDS encoding DUF2141 domain-containing protein, whose amino-acid sequence is MKHVLIAATLLASSFVAKAQHQSDAHTLTVNVTDLKTASGAVYISLQDPTQKAVQKQAVPIQKNNTQIVFQNVPPGTYAVRLFHDENNNKKMDTGIFGIPKEGWGCSNNVKATFGPPKYDAMLFTVNTDKAITIHIN